The following coding sequences lie in one Terriglobales bacterium genomic window:
- a CDS encoding DegT/DnrJ/EryC1/StrS family aminotransferase encodes MLDLTRQYARIRDEVRAAIDRVCESQQLIFGPELEAFEQGAAKFTGSAACVGCASGTDAIWLALAACGVGPGDEVLTTPFSFFATISSIVRAGARAVLVDVDPETLNLSPERLQDRLAGYFSARLKAILPVHLYGQCADIDALSQIAQERKLVIVEDAAQAFGAAWRGRRAGSLGRAAAFSFYPTKNLSAFGDAGCVTTVDPEVAERARHLRNHGSKQRYHHLEIGGNSRLDAIQAAVLNVKLKHLEQWNEERRRHAAAYDRLLAKAGLVGGAQAPLRLLKTRSEAHHIYHQYVVRSAKRDELRAFLKERGVATEVYYPVPLHLQPPLKYFGYGEGSFPESERACREVLALPMFAELTEGEQQYVVESIAAFF; translated from the coding sequence TTGCTGGATCTGACCCGGCAGTACGCCCGCATCCGCGATGAAGTTCGCGCCGCCATCGACCGCGTCTGCGAATCCCAGCAGCTCATCTTCGGTCCCGAGCTGGAAGCCTTCGAGCAAGGCGCCGCGAAGTTCACCGGCTCGGCCGCCTGCGTCGGCTGCGCTTCCGGCACCGACGCCATCTGGCTCGCGCTCGCTGCCTGTGGCGTCGGCCCCGGCGACGAGGTCCTCACCACGCCCTTCAGCTTCTTCGCCACCATCAGCTCCATCGTCCGCGCCGGCGCCCGCGCCGTCCTCGTCGACGTCGACCCCGAGACCCTGAACCTCTCGCCCGAGCGCCTGCAGGACCGCCTCGCCGGCTATTTCTCCGCCCGGCTCAAGGCCATCCTGCCGGTGCACCTCTACGGGCAATGTGCGGACATCGACGCGCTCTCGCAGATCGCGCAGGAGCGCAAGCTGGTCATCGTGGAAGACGCCGCGCAGGCCTTCGGCGCCGCCTGGCGCGGGCGCCGTGCCGGCTCGCTCGGCCGCGCCGCCGCCTTCAGCTTCTATCCCACCAAGAACCTCAGCGCCTTCGGCGACGCCGGCTGCGTCACGACCGTCGACCCCGAGGTCGCCGAGCGCGCGCGCCACCTCCGCAACCACGGCAGCAAGCAGCGCTATCATCACCTCGAGATCGGCGGCAACTCGCGCCTCGACGCCATCCAGGCCGCCGTCCTCAACGTGAAACTCAAGCATCTGGAACAGTGGAATGAGGAGCGCCGCCGGCACGCCGCGGCCTACGATCGCCTGCTCGCCAAGGCGGGATTAGTCGGCGGAGCGCAGGCGCCCCTCCGCCTGCTCAAGACGCGCTCGGAAGCGCACCACATCTATCACCAGTATGTCGTGCGCAGCGCGAAGCGCGACGAGCTGCGCGCCTTCCTCAAGGAGCGCGGCGTCGCCACCGAGGTCTACTACCCGGTCCCGCTTCACTTGCAGCCGCCGCTCAAGTATTTCGGCTACGGCGAAGGCTCGTTCCCGGAATCCGAGCGCGCCTGCCGCGAGGTCCTCGCCCTGCCCATGTTCGCCGAGCTCACCG
- a CDS encoding DUF309 domain-containing protein, producing the protein MQQELAHARALFNRQGFFAAHEAFEDLWRAAAGDDKDVLKAITQVAVALHHHSTGNLTGARGVLARAARGLASAPRRFHDLDLVRLRADLARWQAYLAGDAPQPPFPQL; encoded by the coding sequence GTGCAGCAGGAGCTCGCCCACGCCCGCGCCCTCTTCAACCGCCAGGGATTCTTCGCCGCGCACGAAGCCTTCGAGGATCTCTGGCGCGCGGCTGCAGGCGACGACAAGGACGTGCTGAAGGCGATCACGCAAGTCGCGGTCGCGCTCCACCATCACTCGACTGGGAACCTCACCGGCGCGCGCGGCGTGCTCGCCCGCGCCGCCCGCGGACTGGCGTCCGCTCCGCGGCGCTTCCACGACCTCGACCTCGTGCGCCTCCGCGCCGACCTCGCGCGCTGGCAGGCCTACCTCGCCGGTGACGCCCCGCAGCCGCCCTTTCCCCAGCTCTGA